The region GTTATGAATCATGCATTGGTACAATACAATCCGACATGATGGGTGATATGCTTGAATTTTTGCTGTCTTTAATGCATAGTGCGGCATGACATGCATGGCTTGAACATTTGCTATGATCATCGCGATGGCATATTGAGTATTAGTTACGATCGTCGTAATAAACAATTATTTTGACTTTGCAGTCCTTCCAATAGAAATCACTCTTCCATAATCGCCCACGCTTGCCTCTCAACGTGACGAGAACCTATGATGGTCACTGAAGGCTGAGATCCTCATAGATTATCAGATACAGCGGGATCTTACGGTAGATAGAGATGTATCGATTCGCCTACCTCTTAAAATCGAAAGCCCACTATATAAAATGCAGTATAATAGCAACACAATAAATATGCCTTCCCGCTTACTCCTCACCTGACTCCAAACAAGACCCCTAAATAGAAGGTGGAAGTAGAATCAATCATGCATAAAATGCAACCACCTCTTTAGTAGCCGGAGTCACATCTCCAGATTCAGCGTCCTCAACAAACTCAAACCCCAATGCCCGCCAGTTCAGCTCCTTCCTCCAGTGGAGACCGTAATATAATCGATCTTGCAGCTTTTCTTCCTGGCCATGCGCTGGTCTGCTGCCTCCCTCGTGTTCGGTCGCCTCATCAGTAACAGGTACAGGCGTGATGACAGGCTCAGAAGCAAGACCTCCCGTAACCATCCTCTCACGTTGCGGAAAGGTAACAGAGCGGAACCGTGATAGGAGAAGACCCATGCAGCAGCACAGGCAAGGCTCGTGTGTCAAGTACACGTCTAGGTCGGTGCAGAGGTATCCACCCTGCGAGCGCGGACGGATTCTTGACTCCGGTTTCTCCCCCCTTGCAGATGTTGAGATGGGAACGGCCTGCGACTCATCGTAGCCAGTCTTCTGATACTTCTCTGGGACGCCTGGGGTTGTATCTCGCGTTTCAGGCTCGGGCTCTGGAGCTGTAAGGTCCGTTTGCGAAAGGAAGTATGACTCTAACGGGGATAAAGATGGTTTACCGTTTTCCGCATCTGGGTCCCCAGCCCGTCTTTTGTACGCGATTATCTCAGCTGAGCGCATGAGTGCATGCAGATCCGGCCCCCCCTCGAGGTCTGCGTCGTATGTCTTTGTGGCTGGGTTTGGGCCTTCACCAGTATGCAATTCAGCTGTTGAGGGACATCCGGCTTCGCCACGAGAATACCGTGCGTCACCTGCTACAGCGACTATTGCATCCGCCCATTTGGTGTCCATGTCGTCTCCTGCGTCTAGGATTCTTGAGACGATATCCGGATCAACGACTACGGCGCCGACACCCCGGCCTCGACCGGATTGTTCTGCTTCCTCGGCGACCTTGCGCGCGAATGCTAGATACCGGCCTGCGTCTGGCTGAATGAACTCGCGCGTGCGGTTCAGGACCTGAACTGGGGGTGAGACTGTCGCCCGTGCCGCAGCTGGGTTGTAAACGACCGGCCATAATTCCTTGGACCATTTCTCAGCCTGCGCTTGGCCTAGTGGTGGGAGTGTGGGGACTTTAATGGTGTGCAGCTTGACCTGGCCTGCAGGATCTGAAGACTGTGATTCGGAGGTTTCTGGTGTCGGGACGTAGGGGGCGAGGAGTTCTTGGAGACGGTTAACATCCGGTAGAGGTGGCGAGATTAGGAGAAATATAGTCTGCGGCGAAGGGCTGTCGTTTAAGAGAATCGAGTGTAGAGGTTCCGGGAGGTTGCCTTGCTTCGCGAATCGGCGGAGATGGTTCATGGGGCGGGCGGGGTCGCGGGGAAAGGCAGCATCGAGGACCCTATACCGATCAACGATCTGATAGATGAGGATATAATTCGGCAAGCGACTCACTTTACGACCTTCGCGGCGCTTTTCACATTCACTCCCGCAACATAGGCGTCGCCTTTGGATCCATTAGATCAGGTCGGGACGCTATCCAACTGGTTAATTTACATACCATATCCCTCTACAGGCTGGGTTTCTTGTACAGTTTTGATAGGCGTTACTTCGCCTACAAGAGGCTGAACGCCGCGGATGATCTCCTGGGCATCCATGGGCTCTGGAGGAGGGACGAAGTTTCAGGGATTGCGAACTTGGCCCAGCCGGCTAGTGAGGAGCAAGCACGCGGAGAGCGACAAGAGGCTGATAAGCTCAATATCATGACATCTGGACTTGCGTATTTAGCAGAATTGGCTATCTGGCGGTTTGATTGTCTTTGACGGAATGAATAAAGGTTGAAGTTATCCCCGCTGCAACCCTGTACCCTAAAACCTAAGCCCTACGGACGTTCTTTTTGCCTGAGGCAGTAATTACGTCAAAACCAAAGCCGTCTCATTTTCGCCAGGAAGCAGCGTTACTGTAATTGTACAAGACATAGGAGAATTATAAAGAGGTGGAATTAATAGAGTTGGTATTCAGATACACAAAGAACAGGAATCTCAAAAAGGCCGCCCTGCTACCTGAAACGCCGAGAATGAAGTTGTACAAAACCCAGAGGGATATAAGAACACAGGAAAATGAAACGCAAATATGTGGAATCATAAGCAGAATCACGATAAAGCCCCAGTATAAACAGACACGCCACATCACTTGCTTGTTGCCAAGCATTCTAATGCATGCAGACAAACTCCATGTCCCCTATATGTGTGCTATTTCCGGTTGTTGCAACACCTGGTCGTGTATACCAGTCACAAATGAAAGCCGTTTTTGTTCGCCCAATCAGGCACTGGACTGGATCTCATACCCATCGCACCTTTCTGCCAGGCTTTGGTAGTAGTCATTAAGAACCTCGGGTTGAGGGACGATGCGCCACTCGACGCGGAAAAGAAACTCTAGTTCAAGAAGGGCTAATTCCGTCAGACTGATTCCTCCAACTCGGGCGTAGGTTTTGTTGGTCCAGAAGCTATCGCTGAGTCCTTTGGACGCGACAGTCGCACTGGTAATCAGGAACCGGTGGATTGTCAAACTCGAGACAGTGAAGGCTGGGTATAGCGCACAAAGCCGGTCGATGTAGTACACCATACTTAGCAAAATGGGCGGAGAAAGAGTCGCGTGAGTCGTGAGTCGTTGTAAGTAGTCATGCACAGAAATCCGAGGGGGCGAGCGTGAGTGAAAACGCGTTAATCGACCCTGGTGCAGGGGTATCTTGTCATTGAACCGAATAAGCTCCAATAGCATACTCGAGATCAGGACAACTAGGTCCTTGGGGTCCGCAAATTCGTAACGAGCCGGAAGGTGTTTAACGGTGGGTTTATCAGGGCGTAGCCTCTTCGACTGCGAACGCTCGAGGTCTAAATTCTCAAGCTCCGCGGCCGCTGCACGGCTAGGAGGAGAATCATTTGGGCTGTTACGCTTGTTGGACCCCGTGCTGCTGGTTGGTGCCGGCATTGAGGACACCTGCGAGCTCCGGGGAGGGGGAGCTGGGGCCTGAGGGGCAGATGCAGGAACAGACGAACTGTTACTGGCAGGGCGGTCGGGATAATCGGGGAGGGCGGCGTTAGGACCGAGAGCAGCAGACTCGGAGGCGCTAATTCCGCCCCCAAGGGAGGTCTGCCCAGCGGACATACGACCGCAAGGAAGATCCCCTGAGGGCCTGGCAGGCGGAGTAGAAACCGAATGCCTCTTCAGAGCTGACCGGAGCTCTTCAATGGCCACACGAGAGGAGCGGGGAGTGAAAGGACTACCGGGCACAGCAGATCGATCGGCGGCAGAGTCATAATGCTGGCTATGATAAGCAAAGGCAGCTGACGTCGACGACAGGCGGCGCGAGAAGGAAGTCGAGCatggagagagaggaggttggggctgggaggtggaaggggaggagggagaaggccGAAGGGCGgcggacggcgagggcgaagaaACTAacatctcctccgcccaaCAGGTTCACCACGTGGGCGCAGGATTGAACGAGGTTGCTCGAGATTGGCAGATGCTGTGAAACCCAAGACCGGAACTATTGCATTTGGTGTCATGCACATACTCATTATGCTGATCCCCTTCTCAAGACACGGCGGTGAGCAGAtgtgacgacgatgatgataagGAGGAAGTTTAGAGTCAGGATGGTTGATTTAAGAAGAGAAGAATCATTCCACTCCTGCCAGTCACACTGTGCCCGGTTTGTGAAGTCTCTGAAAACCCGTTCCCGTTCGGTATTGTAAGGTCGAGGCCCGGCAAAAGGAATTTCCTCCTTAATGGGGTTTAGTGCGTTGGTTTCAGCCAATGGTATCTATTAACAAGCGCTTTTCCGGCAGGGCCGGTAGTACGGAACGTCCCCAATACATCGGTACGCAGGCTTGGCTCGCACTGGCAGAGTCAGCCACCTGTGGACCAGGTTTGATGAGAGCCTTTCGTCAGCGGCACATTCTGCTATAATTGGCAGATTAAGGACTCGATGCGGTCGGATCCCCAGACAGGAACCAAGGAACTTGGCCCCGGGGAACTCACCTGCCAGACCAGATGACATGCTGCTAAAGCATCAATCAGAGACGACAATTCTCCTTGTTCCCTTGAGGGCCGTGCGACTTGACAGAGTTATCTGATCTTTCGATCACTGCCCAGTTAGGGGCCGTCTGTGCAGTTTCAGCCTTTTCGGTTACTAACGCGCTAACGTTCGAAATCGTCCTGCAACCTGCACTCCGACAGTAAGGCTGAAGCACGTGATCTTGGCATTGATGAGTAACCAATATGATATGTCATGTGACTATCACCTGATGGGTTTCCGAAAGCGGTAAAGTATGACCGCGCGTGCCAAGACCTGCGGTCTTGAGTGTCACTTGCTCAATATGAACTTGTCAGTCTGTGTCGACTCACGACTGTATCTTTCTGTGTTTTACAGTCCggcgttttttttttgttcgTGATAGATGTGTCTATATTTATACAACTTGCATCGTCTGTTGGTCTTGTTTAGTTGTTGCATTGGTGAGTTGAATTCGAAGCTCCAGCCTTGAATTGGACTCCGGAATCGCATACGCCCACCGACGACCTCACCTCCGCACTTCTCCGTATCATCACCACTTGCAGTTCGCCATCATCACCCATCATTCCCTCGGACCATTAAACGCCCTTGACTACCTAACTTCTCCATATAATCCAGGCGAGCCACACTTTACCCGCTACCGGGTTCACTTCCGGGAAGTGGTGATTTCGGACCATGACTCGCGCTGAGACGCCgcccatcctcctccagctaCAAAATGCGGATACCTTGTCCTCCCAAACTGTCGCTTTAAGGGACCTGAAGAATGAAACAATTGGCCATGACCAACGCAAGGAAACTTGGGTGCAGTTGGGGCTTATCCCCGTATTGGCCAACGTTCTTGCGTCCAAAAGTGCTGGGCTCCAGAGCGATTCCAAACACCGAAAGCTACCAGGCTCTAGGGAAGAGGGGGACGATGCCTGCCTACAGGCAATCATCCTTCTTGGTAGTTTAGCGCAAGGTATGTTTGCGATCTTGATGAGTATTCGCAGCTATGTTACTGACGTCAGAACAGGGGGTGTGCCGTTCCTATCCCCAATCCTTTCAAGCAACATACTTCcgatcctcctctccattTTATCATCTCCCGATTGTCCTCAATCCTTCGTTATTCCCATCCTCCGGATTTTGAATAGTGTGGCTGACCGGCTACCATTGCAAACTCAGCAACAATGGCCGAAGGATACGCGGTTGGCGGACCTTCTATTCTCAACAGAGCACATTGGCTGCTTGGCACGTATCATTGGACAGGACTATAGTACACATGGCCGCCTGGCATCTATTGAGCTTGCTGCGGGCCTCATTGGGAAGCTCTGCACAGAGGAAGTTCACAAGGCAGTTCTGGCGGACTGCGGGGTATTGGATGCCCTGGCAGTTAAGGTCGCGTCTTTCATAGTTGCACAGGGTTTCGTATTCCCAGGTGCCGAGAATCACCTAGAGGACCCGGGTGCACTGCGTTCGTTGCCGCCACCTGCGCCTCGTGGGGCTAAACTCGCGCCCATTCTACGTGCAGTGACGGTCATCATTGAGCAATCTAAATGGCGGGCGGAGCACTTCCTTTCGTCTCCTGGGATAGTGACCGTTTTCCCGCGACAAATACCTGAATTCGCTCCTTCCGATATCAAGAAAGGGCCCTGGGGATCCACGTATCTTTCGGGAACAGCGGTACCGCGGCATCTTGGGGGCACGCCTTTAGAGTACCTCCTTCCATCGGTTCCCCTAACGCAGCTCAAATCCTCAGCCAGCACCTCAAGCTTCCCACCACTAGGTCAATATGGGCATCAGCGTCGACAAAGCCATTCCTTTCCTACTCCGCTCACCAGCTTTGACTCGCCATCAGCCGAAGATGACGAAAACCCCGTTGTCCCGTGGCTGTTATATCTTGTCCGTGCGGAAAATGGCATGACTCGTCTAATGGCAGCTCGCCTCGTGACTGTGCTTTGCCGGCTGGGACTCACGAAAAAACACAGGGTTTCGATGCTCTGTTATCTGCTGATACCAATTTTGCTTCGCATGCTTGATAAGGACTACGATGCATCTGAAGATGGGGTCCAGTATGGTGGACTTATTCCATCAACAAAACGCATTAAAGAAGAAGCTCCGGGTGTACTTGCTGCCTTGGTCGTCGATGATCAAGAATTGCAGAAACATgcggttgaaggagatgcaATCAAACGGCTATCTCAACTTCTCAAGGAAACATACAACCCGGTTCATGAGCCGTCACGATCCATGTGGCACGCAGAAGAGCAGCCAACCACGGAAAGCCTTAACGCAAACCCGCCGGAGTGTCGACTTGGCCCCGCTGGTTACTCACCCCTCAATTTTCACATAATGAGATATCGAGAGAATATTCTCAAAGCATTAGCTGCATTAGTGCCCTTCAAGGACGAGTATCGCAAGGCGGTCTGTGATAATGGAGTTGTCCCATATATCATCGATTCTCTCAAGCCATTTCCAAACACTCTACCAGCCGAACCTAGCCACGGAAACAGTACAAGTGATGGGAACCCAACGCCGACTCTGCTGGCAGCCTGCGGCGCTGCGCGAATGCTCACACGTTCAGTGAGCGTTTTAAGGACGAGTCTCATTGACGCTGGCGTCTCGACTCctttgtttgttttgatTCGCCATCCGGATATTGAAGTACAGATTGCGGCAACATCTGTTATTTGCAACCTTGCTCTTGATTTCAGTCCGATGAAAGAGGTatattttctagatatttGCCTGGTTTTTTATCAAATTACTAACAGAGTTCTCAGGCAATCATATCTGCCGAAATCCTTCCCATCTTGTGCGAGCATGCACATTCCTCAAACACTAAACTCCGGATTGAATCCCTATGGGCGCTGAAACATGTCGCTTACAATTCGAAGAGTGACGTcaaaattaagattattgATGGTCTAGGACCGGACTGGATCAAGCAGGTCATTTCCCAGGACCCGACGAGTGTCCTAGCTAAACGAGGACCTGACGAGGAGACAGACAGCAGCACTCCCGGTGGAATGAGCCGAGCCAACTCGGCTGGGGAGCGGGTCGACCTTCTGAATCCAATGGACAATCTTCaggagggcgatgaggaaaTGGCTGATACTCTGCCTACATCAAAATTCAGTCTGGATATGTTCCTTCCAGACACAACCAGACGGCGCAAGCTTGCACTTCACGGCGATCTCGACCAGACAACTCAAACCCGCCGGGATGATATTGCGGCGCAAGAACAGACCCTTGACCTTTTACGCAATGTCGTCTGTGGACCTGATGCACCGGAGATGATCGACCATCTCTTGAAGGCGATCGGTCAGGACTTTTTGCTAGATGCCTTGGCAGACAAACTGCGCCCTCGTTCCATCCAACTGCCACATCGGCGAGACTCGCCAAATAACCGCACTCTCCAGGTCCCAACCGAGATTCTGGTCGCGGTGACGTTCTTTATTATCCATCTCGCCGCAGGTCTCCCGTGGCATCGTCAGCTCATAGTTTCACACCGGGACCTTCTCCGTTATTTGATGGGCTATTTCAACCACAGTCACCGAGATGTGCGGACGAACTGTGTGTGGGTAGTAATAAACCTCACATATGAGGACGATGCCAGCGATCGAGAGGGTTGCCGGAAACGCGCTCTCGAACTGCGCTCGATTGGGGTGCTCGATCGACTGGCTAGTCTCGAGCATGACTCGGATCTCGACGTTCGAGAGCGAACCAAAACAGCACTACATCTGGTAAACTCGTTGACTCATTCTTAGCGTTTCTTGTAGATTATTTCCAGTTCTTGTTCCTGCCCTGGCCAAACAATGGGCGGCCGGGTGCCGAACATCACGACATTTATGGGTGTACAAAATATAATGACGTTGGAACTGTTACCaagataatatatagttattaataagtagtgTCTCACGTAGTCTGGACCTTCATTCCCCAAGGATGTTCATTATTCAGGCCGTCTTATCGGGTAGTTTATCTTATCGATAAATGGGGAAATTTAAAAGAATAACGTCATAGGAACGAACACTGGACCCCAAGTCTTCCAATACAACCCAGACACTTTCATCGACATCAATTCTTCTCTTTACTATTCTTAATCAAAGAGCACGTTTCATACAATTCATAAACTAAATTTCATATAAAGACATGCCTCCAGTCCCGACTTCCATTCTCCGtgccctctccatctccgaccCCTCCAAAGCCTCCCTCTCCACAGCAGGCCTAGGCTCCGGGTTCACAAGCACAGGCGCAATAAAAGCCACAGTCCCAGGCGCAGATGGACAAGGTGAAGAACGCAAATACTTCGTTAAAACCTCAGCGGACGGCAACGCCGCAAAGGAGATGTTCGAAGGCGAAT is a window of Aspergillus puulaauensis MK2 DNA, chromosome 4, nearly complete sequence DNA encoding:
- a CDS encoding armadillo repeat protein (COG:S;~EggNog:ENOG410PG4B;~InterPro:IPR038739,IPR000225,IPR011989,IPR016024;~TransMembrane:1 (o878-895i);~go_function: GO:0005515 - protein binding [Evidence IEA]) yields the protein MTRAETPPILLQLQNADTLSSQTVALRDLKNETIGHDQRKETWVQLGLIPVLANVLASKSAGLQSDSKHRKLPGSREEGDDACLQAIILLGSLAQGGVPFLSPILSSNILPILLSILSSPDCPQSFVIPILRILNSVADRLPLQTQQQWPKDTRLADLLFSTEHIGCLARIIGQDYSTHGRLASIELAAGLIGKLCTEEVHKAVLADCGVLDALAVKVASFIVAQGFVFPGAENHLEDPGALRSLPPPAPRGAKLAPILRAVTVIIEQSKWRAEHFLSSPGIVTVFPRQIPEFAPSDIKKGPWGSTYLSGTAVPRHLGGTPLEYLLPSVPLTQLKSSASTSSFPPLGQYGHQRRQSHSFPTPLTSFDSPSAEDDENPVVPWLLYLVRAENGMTRLMAARLVTVLCRLGLTKKHRVSMLCYLLIPILLRMLDKDYDASEDGVQYGGLIPSTKRIKEEAPGVLAALVVDDQELQKHAVEGDAIKRLSQLLKETYNPVHEPSRSMWHAEEQPTTESLNANPPECRLGPAGYSPLNFHIMRYRENILKALAALVPFKDEYRKAVCDNGVVPYIIDSLKPFPNTLPAEPSHGNSTSDGNPTPTLLAACGAARMLTRSVSVLRTSLIDAGVSTPLFVLIRHPDIEVQIAATSVICNLALDFSPMKEAIISAEILPILCEHAHSSNTKLRIESLWALKHVAYNSKSDVKIKIIDGLGPDWIKQVISQDPTSVLAKRGPDEETDSSTPGGMSRANSAGERVDLLNPMDNLQEGDEEMADTLPTSKFSLDMFLPDTTRRRKLALHGDLDQTTQTRRDDIAAQEQTLDLLRNVVCGPDAPEMIDHLLKAIGQDFLLDALADKLRPRSIQLPHRRDSPNNRTLQVPTEILVAVTFFIIHLAAGLPWHRQLIVSHRDLLRYLMGYFNHSHRDVRTNCVWVVINLTYEDDASDREGCRKRALELRSIGVLDRLASLEHDSDLDVRERTKTALHLVNSLTHS
- the phoB gene encoding regulatory cyclin phoB (COG:S;~EggNog:ENOG410PHAD;~InterPro:IPR013922,IPR036915;~PFAM:PF08613,PF00134;~go_function: GO:0019901 - protein kinase binding [Evidence IEA];~go_process: GO:0000079 - regulation of cyclin-dependent protein serine/threonine kinase activity [Evidence IEA]), with the translated sequence MLVSSPSPSAALRPSPSSPSTSQPQPPLSPCSTSFSRRLSSTSAAFAYHSQHYDSAADRSAVPGSPFTPRSSRVAIEELRSALKRHSVSTPPARPSGDLPCGRMSAGQTSLGGGISASESAALGPNAALPDYPDRPASNSSSVPASAPQAPAPPPRSSQVSSMPAPTSSTGSNKRNSPNDSPPSRAAAAELENLDLERSQSKRLRPDKPTVKHLPARYEFADPKDLVVLISSMLLELIRFNDKIPLHQGRLTRFHSRSPPRISVHDYLQRLTTHATLSPPILLSMVYYIDRLCALYPAFTVSSLTIHRFLITSATVASKGLSDSFWTNKTYARVGGISLTELALLELEFLFRVEWRIVPQPEVLNDYYQSLAERCDGYEIQSSA
- the TAD3 gene encoding putative tRNA-specific adenosine-34 deaminase subunit Tad3 (COG:A;~EggNog:ENOG410PMF0;~InterPro:IPR016193;~go_function: GO:0003824 - catalytic activity [Evidence IEA]), with the translated sequence MDAQEIIRGVQPLVGEVTPIKTVQETQPVEGYGDAYVAGVNVKSAAKVVKVLDAAFPRDPARPMNHLRRFAKQGNLPEPLHSILLNDSPSPQTIFLLISPPLPDVNRLQELLAPYVPTPETSESQSSDPAGQVKLHTIKVPTLPPLGQAQAEKWSKELWPVVYNPAAARATVSPPVQVLNRTREFIQPDAGRYLAFARKVAEEAEQSGRGRGVGAVVVDPDIVSRILDAGDDMDTKWADAIVAVAGDARYSRGEAGCPSTAELHTGEGPNPATKTYDADLEGGPDLHALMRSAEIIAYKRRAGDPDAENGKPSLSPLESYFLSQTDLTAPEPEPETRDTTPGVPEKYQKTGYDESQAVPISTSARGEKPESRIRPRSQGGYLCTDLDVYLTHEPCLCCCMGLLLSRFRSVTFPQRERMVTGGLASEPVITPVPVTDEATEHEGGSRPAHGQEEKLQDRLYYGLHWRKELNWRALGFEFVEDAESGDVTPATKEVVAFYA